Below is a window of Haloterrigena alkaliphila DNA.
TTAAGTCAGGCGACGGAATTACCCGTCGGCCGATCCAACTCGACCTATGGACGATCACACCAGCGACCCCACCGTCGCGGCGCCCGCCGGCTCCGGTACGCCGACGGGCTGGAACGCCGAAACGGGGCGCTGGGACCACGCGACGCTCCGGCGCGCGACGGTCCACGGGGTCCGCCTCTTCAACGAGGGTGCCTACCACGAGAGCCACGATTGCTTCGAGGCGGAGTGGTACAACTACGGCCGCGGGACGACCGAGAGCTCCTTTCTGCACGGGATGGTCCAGGTCGCCGCCGGCGCGTACAAGCGCGTCGACTTCGACAACGACGACGGGTTGCGATCGCTCTTTCGAACCGCGCTGCAGTACCTCCGGGACGTCCCGCGAGACTACTACGGCGTCGACCTCCTCGAGGTTCGAACCGTCCTCACGAACGCGCTCGGGGAACCGGGCCGGATCGACGAGTGGGCGATCCCCCTCGACGGCGAGCGGCCGACCGCCGGCCCGGCGGATTTCGCGTACGCGGACGGACTCGAGGAGTGACAGTTCGGACCGCGCGGACCACGCCGCCCGGTTCATACCGGCAGCAGGGGGCATGGTACCGCGTGCCACGTCGGATCGGGTGACTATTCATCGTTGCGAGAGACCGAATCGCCTATGGCTCCCGAGCCCTACTGTCCGATAATGAGAGTTGCACAGCTCGGGTCGGGAACGCCGGAGCTCGCAGTCGTCGCCGGGATCCACGGGGACGAACCCTGCGGCGTCCGGGCCGTCGAGCGCCTACTCGACGAGTGTCCGACAGTCGAACGGCCGGTCAAACTCGTCGTCGCGAACGAAGAGGCGCTCGAGCGACGGGTCCGATTCGTCGACGAGGATTTGAACCGGGCGTTCCCGGGCGACCCGAACGCGAAGACCCACGAGGGACGGCTCGCACACCGACTGGTCGACGAACTCGAGGGCTGTCTCACCTTCTCGATGCACTCGACCCAGAGTCACGCCGAGCCGTTCGCGATCGTCAACGGGATCAGCGAGACCGCCAGAGCGGTGGTCCCACAGCTCCCGGTGGCGGCGATGGTCGAGACGAGTAACTTCGCGGAGGGACGGCTGTTCTCCGCGGTCGACACGGTCGAAGTCGAGTGTGGCATGCAGGGATCGGAGACGGCCGCCCAGAACGCCGACCGACTGACGCGGTCGTTCCTGACGGCCGTCGGGGCGTTGCCCGGCGACACGATGCACAGCGAGCTCCCGGTCTATCAGCTCACCGACGTCATCCGCAAGCAGGAGGCCGACACCTACGAGGTCTTCGTGGACAACTTCACCGAAGTCGACGCCGGCGATCCGTTCGCGGCCGCCGACGGCGACACGCAGGTCGCCGAGGAGCCGTTCTATCCGGTCCTCATGTCGCCCAACGGCTACCGGGACGTCTTCGGCTACGCGGCCGAGAAACTGGACGTCCTCTCGAGTCCGACGGCGGCGGACTGATCGGCGAGGAACTCGATTCACGAGGGATTCGATCGATCCGCAGAAGATTCGCTATCCGCGAGTGGGAACGACGGGTCGCCGACTACGTCGCGAAGTCGTGTATCAGGTCGTCCGGTGGCCACTGCTCGAGTTCCTCGGCGGCCTCGAACAGCGAGTCGACGTCGGGGCTCCCCGTCAGCGCCACTTCGCGGGTCTCCCAGTCGACGACGAGGAGGTTCCGGTCGCAAAGGAGCGGGAAGTGCTGATGGACGAGACGGACCTGCGCGCGTTCGAGTTGCTCGTCGGTCATTCGTTCGAGGGGCAGTCCGTGTCGTCGGGAGGCGACGCGCTGTGAGAGCTGTTCGATCGACACCGGCTCGGAGTCGGTCACGAGCTCGTGAAGCACGAGCTGTCGATCGATGCTCGCGAGCACTCGAAACGCGTCTGTTGGTTCCATCTCCGTTGTTCCATCCTAGGCGTCGGAGGAGCATAGGAAACCCGCCTAAAGAGCTTGGAATCGATCAGCCTCGACGCTCGAGCCCCCCTTACGGCGGTCGTGTCGAGCGAGGCGGATCCCAGTATTCTCCCGTCTCGGCGCCGTGAGGTCGATCATGAACGCCTGCACGCGGCGACGACTCCTCGCGGCGGTCGGACTCTCGATCGCTATCGCCGGCTGCAGTACGGGGTCGGAACCCGACGCGAGGGAGCTCGCCACGCCCGAATCGGTACCAGACGACGACTGGTCGACCCCCGAGTGGCGGCCGGGCGAGGGGACGCCCGCCGAGGACGACGTCGTCGCGACCACGGTCGTCGCCGGGCTCGAGGTCCCGTGGGACCTCGCGTTCGCCGACGGCGACGCTTTCGTCACCGAACGCGACGGCGGCGTTCGGCGGTTCGACGCGAGCGCGCTGGCCGAAGACGCGGCTCTCGGGCCCGACGGCGGCGAGACCGTCCTCCCGGGCGACGCCCTGCCGAACCGGTCCGCACCCGGGGAGGGCGGTACGCTCGGGGTCGCGGTCCACCCCGACTATCCCGACCCGGCGGCGGTGTTCGTCTACTACACGGTCGACGAGAACGGCATCGGCAATCGGCTGGTCCGGTACGATCTCGAGGCCGACGACCTCGAGCCGGTCCTCGAGGGGATACCCGGGGCGTCGATCCACAACGGCGGGCGGATCGCGTTCGGCCCCGAGGGGGCGCTCTGGGTGCTCACGGGCGACGCCGACGATCCCGCGCTCGCACAGGATCCCGGCTCTCGGGCGGGGGCAGTGCTTCGAATAGCTCCTGACGGCGATCCCCATCCCCGAAATCCCGACTGGGGCGCGGACGGCGACCGGCGAACCTACACGCTCGGGCACCGCAACCCGCAGGGTATCGATTTCACGCCCCAGGGACGACCGGTGATCGCCGAACACGGGCCGAGCGCTCGAGACGAGGTGTCCGTCCTCCGGCCCGGGGGAAACTACGGCTGGGATATCGTCCGGGGCGGGCCTGACGATTCAGAGTACGGGAGCTACGACGCGTACGACGACGCGGCGCCGCCGGTGGTCAACACCGGTCCGGGGACCACGATGGCGCCCTCCGGCATCGCCTTCGCCGACGACGCCGTCGGGTTCTGGGAGAACCGCCTGCTCGTCGCCGGACTCGCCTCGAGCGCCCTCCACGTCGTCACGCTCTCCCCCGATGCCGGAGACGACGGCGACGACGGCGACGGAGCCGCCAATGGTGGCGACGAGTCCGGCGTCCGCTACGACGCCCCGTGGCTCGACGATCGATTCACCGCGACGGTCAACACGCTGTTCGACGGAGCGTTCGGCCGTCTCCGACACGTCGAACCAGGTCCCGACGGTTCGCTCTACCTGCTCACGTCGAACCGGGACGGCCGCGCGAGCGGCGCGTTCCCGCGCGAGGGTGACGACCGGATCATCAGGCTCGAGGCTGCGAATTCGTGATTCCCGTCGGATCGTGACTCCGCCGTACGTGTTTCGGACGCTCGAGTCGGCCCACCGGGGAACGAGTCACGAGGACGCACTGGGGCCCGCGAGGACGCAAGGCCTATCCCGGTTCGCCGCCTTATCACGGATATGGAATTCCCACCGAACCAGGGGCTCGATCAGGACGAAGTCAACGAACAGGTCGACGACGCCCTCGAGAACAACGAGGTCGTCCTCTTCATGAAGGGGACCGAACTCATGCCCCAGTGTGGCTACTCCCGAAAGGCGCTGGGTCTCATCGACAGCTACCGCGACGAGTACGAGACCGTCGACGTCCTCGACTCGCTCGACGAGTTCCGCACCGCCCTGAACCGCCACAGCGGCTGGGAGACGATCCCGCAGACGTTCGTCGACGGCGAGTTCGTCGGCGGCTCGGACGTCCTCGAAGAACTCGAGGAACGGGGCGAACTGGCCGAGACCCTCGACGCGGAGTAATTCGACCGCGAGCCGCGGGAGTGAATTTATCCGGGTGCGTCGACGACGGATGCAATAGCAGATCATATAAGTCGCGCTCTCGTATGAGGTAACAACCGACCGTCGCCGCAGGTCATCCCACCATGTCAACAGAGGAATCCAGACACGTATATCGGTTGCATTCGACCCTCGAACTACCGCTCGAAGACCTTCGGGACCACATCGAGGAGGCTGAGTACCCGGACGGGATTACCGACGTCGAGATCACGCGGCGAAACAACACGCTCATTCTCAAGGCCGTCGCGGAGGACCAGTCGGTCAGCAAGTATACGCCGACCGCCCAGCTCAAAGCCAGCGTCACCGAAAATCGGGTCTACGAGGAGGATCCGGACGAACGACGCAACGCCTTCAGCTGGGACGAGGAGGACGAAGAGGAGATCGAATCCGAACTCGTCGAGTTCGCGGCGTTCAAGGGCGATCGCGAGACCGTCCTGCAGAACTCGCTGCTCCAGTACCAGATGTTCCTCGTCCTCTGTGGTATCGCCGAAGCAGCCGAGAAGGGCACGCTGACGGCGATCTCGGAGCGCGACGGCGACCTCGAGGCGACACGCATCGTCGAGGGCGAACCGCGCCCGGCCAACATCGAAGTCGTCGAGGGGCCTCGAGACCACAACAACGGTCAGGGCGGCGTCAACTGGCGGGACAACAAGTTCATCTCGGACTGACCGATCAGTCTCGAGTTCGACGCAGATTCGTTCTGGAGCCGCGGCTCTCGCGGTTGACAGTTTGATAGTACGATCGACAGTCCGGGCGAGAGACCTGTTCCTTTACCTTCGAGAGCAGTTTTGTTCGTGGCGCCGTACCCACCGTCATGGACGATCCCGGAACCCTCGAGCTGCTCGGCCGACTCACCGTCGCCGGCTTCGTCATAATCGCCCCGTCGCTGCTCTTTCTGGGGTTGATCCGGGGGCTCGAGCGCCTGCGGGACGACGCCTTCCTCGACCGGTTGGTCCGCGAACAGGGCGGGGAGATCGAGGACGACGTCCTGACCGTCCTGGGGAACGGGATGCGACTCGAGACGGGCGGCGACTCGAGCGGGCACTGTCCGGCCTGTGGCGCGTCGAACGCCCCCACGGCGCAGTACTGTCGGAACTGTCTCGGAAAACTCCCCTCGTGAGGCGCACCGCGGCTACCCAGTAGCTGACGAGTCGACCGTGTGGCTCGAGGGGACCGACGAGCTATCGCTCTTCGTTCCGCCAGCCGACGGCGAACGCGGGTCCGAGGGCCAGACCCACGGCGATTCCCATCGGCAGATTGTCCATCATGACACCGATCACGATCCCGACGGAGAGGCCGACTGCGATCCCCTTCCCCATCGACTCCCGGGTGACTTTCTTCGCTATTCGACTCGACATAACCACTCGTACGCCGTGTCAGACGATAAGCCTTTCATTCAGGTTGAATAGCGAACCTACCACCACCGCATCGAACGAACGCCGCGCGCAGCAATCGGCCCGCCCGCGGACTACACTGAGGGGCTTTCGGGTCCCGTAACGGCAACGTAACCCGGACAGTCAGTTTCGCATTCCGAGTCAGTCCGAGGGAGTGCCGACGACGGGCGTCTCCGCGATCGCGGGATCCCGCTCCCGCCGGTGGACCCACGTGCCGAGATCGCGGCCGAACGTCGAGTCAGCGTCGACGGCGACGCGGACGGTGGTGCCGTCGATGGTCGTGATGGCGATCACCGCCTCGTCCTCCCGCTCGAGACCCAGGCCCTCGATTCGGGGCTCGATTTCGTCGCGGTATCGGACGGCGTAGCCGGCGAGTACCAGACCGCCGAGGGTCGCGAGCACGTAGAGGGGAATCGACACGCTCGAGGCGACGAACGCGGTGCCGACCAACCCGAGCAGGGCGAGGCCACCCACGCCAACGGCGATCTCGTCGTACGAGCGACTGACGCTGGATCGCCGACGGACGATCTCGGTCGGAACGGCGACGGCGACCGTCACGACGGCGAGTGCGACCGCCGCGGCGGCTCGAAACGACGGGATCGACGACGAGAGGACGAGTCCGGTTACCAGCGCGAGCGCCCCAACGAGACCTGCCACGAGGTGCAACAGTCGGTTCGGTCCACTCTCGGACCGAACCCGGATCTTCGTTCGCCGCCGCCTGCGGATCGAACTGACGTAGTCGTAACTGACGTCGACGAAGTCACCGGTGTCGTCGACACAGAGGAATCGCCGCTCGGTGAGTCCGATCGCCGCTCGGCCGCGCGCGCCGGCCTCGAGGAGCCGTCCGGCCGTCACCGACTGGATCGATTCGCCCTCGACCAGATGGCCCCGGAGCCGATCTTCGACGGGTCG
It encodes the following:
- a CDS encoding zinc ribbon domain-containing protein, producing MDDPGTLELLGRLTVAGFVIIAPSLLFLGLIRGLERLRDDAFLDRLVREQGGEIEDDVLTVLGNGMRLETGGDSSGHCPACGASNAPTAQYCRNCLGKLPS
- a CDS encoding DUF309 domain-containing protein, encoding MDDHTSDPTVAAPAGSGTPTGWNAETGRWDHATLRRATVHGVRLFNEGAYHESHDCFEAEWYNYGRGTTESSFLHGMVQVAAGAYKRVDFDNDDGLRSLFRTALQYLRDVPRDYYGVDLLEVRTVLTNALGEPGRIDEWAIPLDGERPTAGPADFAYADGLEE
- a CDS encoding DUF7110 family protein, which codes for MSTEESRHVYRLHSTLELPLEDLRDHIEEAEYPDGITDVEITRRNNTLILKAVAEDQSVSKYTPTAQLKASVTENRVYEEDPDERRNAFSWDEEDEEEIESELVEFAAFKGDRETVLQNSLLQYQMFLVLCGIAEAAEKGTLTAISERDGDLEATRIVEGEPRPANIEVVEGPRDHNNGQGGVNWRDNKFISD
- a CDS encoding succinylglutamate desuccinylase/aspartoacylase domain-containing protein; this encodes MRVAQLGSGTPELAVVAGIHGDEPCGVRAVERLLDECPTVERPVKLVVANEEALERRVRFVDEDLNRAFPGDPNAKTHEGRLAHRLVDELEGCLTFSMHSTQSHAEPFAIVNGISETARAVVPQLPVAAMVETSNFAEGRLFSAVDTVEVECGMQGSETAAQNADRLTRSFLTAVGALPGDTMHSELPVYQLTDVIRKQEADTYEVFVDNFTEVDAGDPFAAADGDTQVAEEPFYPVLMSPNGYRDVFGYAAEKLDVLSSPTAAD
- a CDS encoding glutaredoxin family protein; protein product: MEFPPNQGLDQDEVNEQVDDALENNEVVLFMKGTELMPQCGYSRKALGLIDSYRDEYETVDVLDSLDEFRTALNRHSGWETIPQTFVDGEFVGGSDVLEELEERGELAETLDAE
- a CDS encoding PQQ-dependent sugar dehydrogenase, translating into MNACTRRRLLAAVGLSIAIAGCSTGSEPDARELATPESVPDDDWSTPEWRPGEGTPAEDDVVATTVVAGLEVPWDLAFADGDAFVTERDGGVRRFDASALAEDAALGPDGGETVLPGDALPNRSAPGEGGTLGVAVHPDYPDPAAVFVYYTVDENGIGNRLVRYDLEADDLEPVLEGIPGASIHNGGRIAFGPEGALWVLTGDADDPALAQDPGSRAGAVLRIAPDGDPHPRNPDWGADGDRRTYTLGHRNPQGIDFTPQGRPVIAEHGPSARDEVSVLRPGGNYGWDIVRGGPDDSEYGSYDAYDDAAPPVVNTGPGTTMAPSGIAFADDAVGFWENRLLVAGLASSALHVVTLSPDAGDDGDDGDGAANGGDESGVRYDAPWLDDRFTATVNTLFDGAFGRLRHVEPGPDGSLYLLTSNRDGRASGAFPREGDDRIIRLEAANS
- a CDS encoding DUF7344 domain-containing protein, which encodes MEPTDAFRVLASIDRQLVLHELVTDSEPVSIEQLSQRVASRRHGLPLERMTDEQLERAQVRLVHQHFPLLCDRNLLVVDWETREVALTGSPDVDSLFEAAEELEQWPPDDLIHDFAT